CGTCACGATTACAATAGTGAATTTTGATTTCAGTTTGTTGATCAGCTCTTCGATTTTCAACGTTGAAATCGGATCCAGTGCGGAAGCCGGTTCATCCAGCAGCAGAATCTCAGGTTCAACGGCAATGGTACGGGCAATCACCAGTCGCTGCTGCTGACCACCCGACATGCCCAAAGCACTTTCATGCAGGCGATCTTTGACTTCATCCCAGAGCGCAGCACTTTTCAGCGCCCACTCAACCACTTCATCCAGAACCCGTTTTTTATTGATCCCCTGAATACGAAGACCATAAGCTACGTTTTCATAAATGCTCTTGGGAAACGGGTTGGGTTTCTGAAAAACCATTCCGACCCGCCGCCGCAGGTCGGCAACGTTCACATCTTTTTCATAGATGTCCTGATTATCCAGCAGAATTTTGCCGGTCACACCGCAGCCTTCAACCAGATCATTCATGCGGTTCATCGTCCGCAGCAGCGTTGATTTACCGCAACCCGAAGGCCCGATAAAAGCAGTCACCCGCTTTTTGGGAACCTTCATGGAAATATCGAACAGTGCTTGCTTCCTGCCATAATGCAGGTTCAGCTGTTCGACGCTGAGACAGGTTTCTTCCTGATCCAGATACAGCTTACGACGGCTACGCCCAAGACTTTCCAGATTAAACGCCGGGCTGGAGGGTTCAGTCGTCGCAGTCTGGGCTGTCTGTCGCTCGTCCCCGGTCCGGGTTGATGTGCTCACGTCCAGTGCCTCGCTCAGCATGTAATTACCTAACCATATACCATTCAAAATTATTATTCTCTGACTGAAAGCAAGCCTTTATAAGCAATTCTTATAAGGCTATCAGGCTTCCAGACTCTTATACTTTTCTCGCAGATGGTTACGGATAGCCACTGCTGACAAATTCAGCACAGCAATCACTACCACCAGCAGCAGCGCCGTGGCATACACCAACGGTCTTGCCGCTTCAACATTCGGACTCTGGAAACCAACGTCGTAAATATGGAAGCCCAGGTGCATAAACTTCTGGTCCAGATGCAGGAACGGGTAGTTAGCATCCAGCGGCAGGCTGGGAGCCAGTTTCACCACACCAACCAGCATCAGCGGTGCCACCTCACCAGCAGCACGGGCCACCGCCAGAATCAGGCCGGTCATCATCGCCGGACTGGCCATGGGCAGGATAACGCGCCACAGGGTTTCTGCTTTCGTCGCACCCAGCGCCAGGCTGCCTTCACGTACCGAACGCGGAATGCGCGATAAACCTTCTTCCGTTGCCACAATGACCACTGGCAGGGTCAACAGAGCCAGTGTAATGGACGCCCAGAGCAGCCCCGGCGTACCAAACGTTGGGGCAGGCAACGCTTCCGGGAAAAATAGCTGATCAATCTGACCGCCCGCAAAATAGATGAAAAAGCCCAGACCAAATACGCCATAAACAATCGATGGCACACCGGCAAGGTTATTGACCGCAATACGAATGGCACGGGTCAGCCACCCCTGAGAGGCGTACTCACGCAGATAAACAGCAGCCACCACACCAAAGGGCGTCACAATAATTGACATCAGGATGACCATCATGACCGTGCCGAAGATGGCAGGAAATACACCACCTTCGGTATTCGCTTCCCGTGGATCTTCGGTGACGAACTCTTTCAGTTTGCTGAAGTAAAAACCGATTTTCTGCCAGACGGACATGGCGTTAGGCTGGTATGCCCTGACAATCTTACTGAAAGATTGCTCTGTTTCACGGCCTTCAACCGTTGTAGCGACAAAGCTGTCACGGTTAAAGGCGGTATAAAGCTGCGCCAGTCGTTCTTCCATGGCCTTGTATTCTGCCTGATAAGCACGACGCTGGACTTCTATATCCATCAGCTTCTCTGGTGTCAGCTGGCTATTCAGCTCAAGGCTTCGCTGTTGCAGTCGTAACCGCTCCAGCCTGGCATTGACCGAACCGATGTCGTATTTTTCAATGGCATAAATGGCTTTGTGAATATCCAGTGCACGAGTCAGGCGGGTTTGCAGTTCGTTCCATGCCTCTGCGCCTGTGGCAACCACAACACCATCTTCCTTGATACCTTGCAGATAACCATAGAAGTTGCCCCATTCACGGCGCTCAAGCGCCATAATGTCTTCAGGGTATTTGCGCTTAAACAGCCAGCGATCCACAACCCAGGCAAAATCGGAACCGTAGACATCCCGGTTACCCACTTTCAACAGGCTCCGTAAGACTGCACCTTCATTCTCTTCAATGGGTAAGCCTGCGGCTTTCAGGCGGGCAGCCTGGACTTCCTCAGATTCAACGATCTCACCGGCAATGATTCTGGGCGTCTGCCCGGGAACCTGATATTCCGCTACGATAATACTCCCCGGCCAGAAATGCCCCAGGCCACGAAAGGCAATCAATAACAACAAACCCAACACAAGAATTACGCTGATCGCAACCGCACCAGCATTCAACCAGACCCAGGGGGAACCACTGTTAAACCACCTTCCTACTGACGTTTTCATTGCTGTGATTCCCTTTACAGTGAGCTGTATTTCTTGCGCAGACGATGACGGACTACTTCGGCTGCGGTATTAACGACAAAGGTAAAGAGGAACAGAACCAGCGCCGCCAGAAACAGAATGCGGTAGTGACTGCTGCCCACTTCCGACTCGGGCATTTCTACCGCAATATTGGCCGCCAGGGTTCGCATACCTTCAAAGATATTGGCATCCATAATGGGGGTATTACCCGTCGCCATCAGCACAATCATGGTTTCACCCACCGCTCGTCCCATGCCAATCATAACGGCAGAAAAAATACCCGGGCTGGCAGTCAGCAGAACCACCCGAATCAGGGTTTGCCAGGGGGTTGCCCCCAGTGCCAGAGAGCCATAACTGAGATGTTTGGGGACACTGAAAATAGCGTCTTCGGCAATGGAAAAAATGGAGGGAATCACCGCAAAGCCCATCGCCAGTCCTACCACCAGTGCATTGCGCTGATCATAGGGAATACCCAGCTCCGATGTCAGCCAGGTACGCATATCGCCAGCAAAGAAAGTGGCTTCCAGTACGCCATTCATTGAGAAAGCAACCGCGCCACTGAACAAGACGACAGGTATCAACAAAGCAGCCTGCCAGCCTTCCGGAATGGCATGACGGATTTTGCCCGGTAATGAGTCCCAGAGAAAAGCAAACAGAAGAATACCCACCGGCACAAACAGCAGTAGTGCAAAAATGCCCGGTAAATTATTCTCAATCAGAGGTGCCAGCCACAAACCCGCCAGAAAGCCGAGAATAACCGTAGGCAACGCCTCCATCAGTTCGATCATTGGCTTTACCTTTCGGCGCATGCCCGGAGCCATAAAGTAAGCGGTATAAATGGCCCCTGCAATGGCCAGAGGTGTTGCCAGCAGCATGGCGTAAAAGGCGGCTTTCAGAGTACCGAAGGAGAGGGGAGTCAGGCTGAGCTTAGGTTCAAAGTCGTTGTTTGAAGCCGAGGACTGCCAGATATATTCAGGTTCTTCATAGCCTTCATACCAGACCTTTTGCCATAGGGCAGAAAACGACACTTCCGGGTGTTCGTTCTCAACCCTGAAGAATTCAACGCCTTCCTGTCCATCCACCAGCAGGTAGTTGCTTCTTGGCGAAATCGCCATCTGATTAATGCCACCAGCAGACAACTTTTCTCTGATAAGCGCTCGACCGGCTGCCGTATAGAATACCCCCACATTGCCTTCTTTATCAGCGGCAATAAATCCTTTACGACGGTGTTCGGGTTTTATGATGGTAATCGGGCTGTCCATCAACTTGAAGTCACGAACCCGCTGCAAAGACCATTGGTTCTGGTCATCACGAACCATAAACCACTGACTAATTAAACCGCTACTGTCGCCTGCAAGAAGGGAAACACCACCCAGAAGAAACTCAATGTCAGTGATATTGGCATCTCCAACCGTCAGGTCAGTGACCGAGTGTAAAAACAGCTGGTCCAGATTAGCAACGTTGATAATCGCCATTTCATCACCCGCCATTCTTACAAATAGCCAGCGCTGATCAGGATCGATTTTTAACTGCTCAGGCGTACCGGGAATAGCTGGCAGCGTGACGGTCTGTTGTTCCAGAGTCACTTCTTCCGTCAGAAAGTTTTCTTCCTTACTAAACGCTGTCGCCACCAGCCTGCCACTGCTTATTGCAGCGATAAACAACTGCCTGTCGTTATCAGCCAGCGTGATCTCACTGAGACGGGTATCTGATAGCGTCAAAAGCTTTTTGCCATAAGGATACTCGACAACAGGCGTAATAACCCGTTGGTCATCGGGCCAGCTGGTTTTATACACAACTTTGAAAACAACCGCCTGACCATTACTTAGTCCAGCAACCATCAGGCTGGAATTTGCAGGGTCACTGGTCAGGGTTGTCACCTCGGTACCGGCAGGCAGAGGAAGAAAAAACTGGGAATTATTGTCGCCAGTCCGGGTCGAGCGAAAGTCAAGCACACCAGAACGGTTGATGCTCAGGGCTATCTCGCCCTGTTCTTCCATGCTCATGTAGAGCGAAGGGTTATCCTGATCAACACCCTGGGTCCATGTGCTTTGCGGAGTAACAGCTGCCCCCTTGAACAGCGGCGCTACTTCGTACAGAAGGTAGAAAAATATAAGGGTTATAGCGGCAATAACGCCAAGTCCGCCTACAGCAACCGCCCACCGGGCAAGATTGTCTTTTAAAAAACGCAAGGAGCGCTTCCGTCTCAGGGCCGGGGTGTTGAAGTCGACACCAGGGCTGTTTTCTATCGTTTTTTGGTACATGGCACTGGTCGCACGGATTGATGAGCGTAAGATAAAACGAATACATGACAAAAATATTACAACAGGAAAATAAACGATCAACAGTGCTGCCACTTATCAAAACAACCTGAATTCACGTTTGCACAGAATTGGAAAAGTCAGTATTTTAGGTAGCGTACGCTAAAGACAATGTCTATTAGTCGAGATAATTCATTATGAAGTCATGCGAATAAAAGCCATGTTACGACAACAATCAAGCTCACAAAGTGAGCCATATTATCAGGAATATTTTTCCTACTTAAATGGCAACGCCGATGCAATGCCTGTCGCTCTTACCTCTCAGCATTCCCACCGACATCACCATTGATTCCCACTTGGGAACCCTTGCTTTAGAACACTTTTAGCCTGATATTTTCTGTTTTGATAAGGCTAATACATTCAATGCCACAAAGTATTCCATATGGGGTAGTGGTTAAATAAAAGCTGATTGCAATAATTAATACCAACAAATGTTCAATTAGCTGGAAATAACAATTGGGAAATTCAATGAATGCAGTAGTTCTGGCTGTTACAGTCATGCTTGCGCTGAGTTTGATGCGCGTAAACGTTGTACTGGCCCTGTTTCTGGGAGCCATCACAGGTGGTCTGTCCGGTGGACTGGATATCCACGAAACCATAGCCGCTTTTTCTAAGGGCCTTGGCGGCGGCGCAGGCATTGCCCTTAGTTACGCCATGCTGGGCGCTTTTGCCATGGCTATTTCACGCTCTGGCGTGCCCGAATGGATGGCAGGCAAAATTATCAAAAAGGTGAAAGGAGGCACCAGGGGGAATGGCAGAAGTTCTCTGAAATACGGCGTATTTGTCATGATTATTCTGATGGCGTTTGCCTCCCAGAACCTCGTGCCGGTACACATTGCCTTTATTCCGGTGCTGATTCCGCCTTTACTGTCTGCCTTTAGTGCCATGAACATCGACCGTCGTCAGATTGCCTGTCTTCTGACGTTTGGTTTGACAGCGACTTACATGCTCGTACCCATTGGTTTCGGTAATATCTACCTGATACAGATTCTGGGTGGCAACCTGCAGAGGAATGGTCTGGATATCGACCTGAGCCTGATGCCTTCTGCCATGATGATACCCGTGAGCGGCATGTTCCTGGGTCTGCTGTTCGCCCTGTTTGTCACCTATCGCAAACCTCGTACCTATCACGTTGAACAAGGCCAGCTGGCTCAGGACGAAGACGTGACCCTGAACACGCCAAGTGTCGTTTCTGCCGTATTGGCCGTTGCTGCGGCACTGGGCATTCAACTGGGTACAGGCTCCATGGCACTGGGTGCCGCTACCGGCTTTATCATTATGGTTCTGGGCCGGGTTGTGTGCTGGCGTGAAGCGGATGACGTGTTTGCCCAGGGGGTGCGCATGATGGCAGCCTGTGGTTTTATCATGATCTCCGCAGCCGGTTTTGCCGAAGTATTGCGTACCACCGGTGATATCCCGGTTCTGGTGAACATGGTTCAAGATCTGGTTGGCGGTAGTCAGCCCATGGCGGCACTGATGATGTTGCTGGTTGGCCTGCTGATCACTATGGGAATCGGTTCTTCTTTCTCTACAGTGCCAATTATCGCCACCCTGTACGTGCCTCTGGCTATGACTCTGGGCTTTTCGCCGCTGGCAACCGCTGCGCTGGTGGGTACTGCCGGAGGTCTGGGAGATGCAGGTTCTCCGGCGTCTGACTCCACCATTGGTCCAACCGCTGGCCTCAATACTGATGGACAACACGACCACATTCGCGACTCTGTTATTCCAACTTTCCTGCACTACAACCTGCCAATGATTATCTTTGGCTGGATAGCGGCAATGGTGCTGTGACTTTTGCTTTACATACTCTCTGCAAAATGGAATGACTTAATTTGTACACAAGTAAGGAAAAATATACTGCATCCCGTAGATATAAAAACTGATAGTTTCTGCCAAAAAATCAAATCCGACATTTTGGATTGGTGTTGAAACATACAAACCAGAATGATCATACCAATTGAGATAGCCATCACTAGGTGAGTCTGGCACCCAGCTAAACCATGCCAATCCTGATGGAGAAAAAAAAGCATGTACATAAAACCCGATCCCTTCAGGGAGAGCTACCGAAGGGAAAAGCAGAACAGCAAAAACAATTTTACGTATAGTCGAGCGAGTATTTTTTAGCATCGTACAATATTAGTACAGCCACATACTTATGCCTGCAACGGCTAAAAAAATCCCCGCACTGCCTCAGGCATGCGGGGATTTTTTATTTCAGAAGACTCGAGTTATCAGAGCTCCAGCTGACCCAGGTATTTCTCAACTACCGTGGCTGGCAGTGGAATATAGCCATCCTTCACCACCACTTCCTGTCCCTGGCGGGACAGAACCATCTTCAAAAATTCACGCTCCAGCGGAGGAAGCGCCTTGTTTGGCTGCTTGTTCACATAAACATAAAGGAAGCGAGCCAGTGGGTAGCTGTTGTTCACTGCATTCGCTGGCGTTGCATCAACAAAATCACCACCCGCTTTCTTCGCCAGAGGCACAGTACGAACACTGGAAGTCTTGTAACCGATACCAGAGTAACCCAGCCCGTTGATGGATGCAGAAACCGACTGCACGACAGACGCCGAACCGGGCTGTTCGTTAACGTTGTTGCGGAAGTCGCCTTTGCACAGCGCTACTTTCTTGAAGTAGCCATAGGTTCCGGAAACGGAGTTACGTCCGTAAAGCTGGATAGAACGATTTTCCCAGGGGCCTCCCAGACCAGCCTGTCCCCAGGTAGTAATGTTCTGGTCGCCACCACACCGGCGGGTTGTGGAGAAGATGGCGTCCACCTGCGCCATAGTCAACCCCTTGATGGGGTTGTCCTTATTCACAAAAACAGCCAGGGCATCAATCGCTACAGGCACAGGTGTGGGTTTGTAACCGTAGCGCTTTTCAAAGGCTTCCAGCTCTTTGTCCTTCATCTTCCGGCTCATGGGGCCAATGTTGGAAGTACCTTCCGTCAGGGCAGGAGGCGCAGTGGAAGAACCGGCAGCCTGAATCTGTACGTTAACATTCGGGTAGGCGCGCTTGAAATCTTCAGCCCAGAGGGTCATCAGGTTGGCAAGGGTGTCGGAGCCAACACTGGACAGGTTTCCGGATACACCACTGGATTTTTTATAGACAGGCATATCAGCGTCGATCTGGCTGGCCACTGCGGTCTGCATTCCAGCAACTCCTGTTACCAGAGCCACAGCAGTGATAAGCGCTTTCAGTTTCATAAGTAGTCTCTCCTGAGAGGATTCTTGTTATTCGTTGCGTTCTATTCCGCGTTTGAGACGATACAGACCCAACAGCCATGAACAAACTTGTCAGCTTCGCATGCAGGAACAAATGCTCATGGTAATAAGATTGTCTGATGCCTGAAATCATAGGGAGGGAATATGACAATTATGTGAACAGCAGGAAAACCAACTGTTAATCCTTGAGTAATCGTTCGCTGCTATGAGACAGAGTTTAAATTACGTTGGGGTTGAGAAAGGAAAGAGCCACTCATGCTTTGATTTCCTTATGCTCCACCGCTAGCTGAAGAGCACATCGAACGGCACTGCAGTAATTTTGTCGCTTAGTTTCAGGGCTTTACTACCAGTGTATACAACTACCCCACGCTCAATTCCGCCTGTTTCTACTAGCTTATACAGAGTGCCAAAATTGGCGCTGCTGATGCTCATACTCGATTTTATTTCTATTGCCGTGCTGCATTTGGGTCCGGATAGAATCACATCAACCTCACTTTTTTTCCGATCCCGATAGTGAAAAATCTGGTACTCATTTTCTGAATTTGTAATCTGTTTAAAAACCTCAGAGACAACAAACGTTTCAAAAACATTTCCTAGCAAATTCCTGTTTTTCACGAAGTCATCCGCAGTAAGCTGACGGGTAGCGCATAATAATCCCGTATCTAAAAAATGGACTTTCGGAGCCTTGGTCTGCCTCTTTAACTCGTTTGTATGCCAAACCGGTATTTTTTTCACCAGAAACATACTTTCCAGGGCTGATAAGTATTTGGTAACAGTCGCGGCACTAAGGCCGGCTGACCGCGATAGAGCGTTTATATTCAGCACAGAGGACGTCAGTGCGGCCAAAGCTGTGAACATTTGCGTCAGTTCTGCTGCTTTTGACAGCTCAAAAACTTGCGTAATGTCACGATTAATCAATGCAGTAGAATAGGCAGAAAACCATGCTTTTCGCCGTCTTTTTATGCGCTGTGATATCTCCGGATACCCACCCATCGTAATTCTTTCAAATAACTCTTCCTGGCTGGTAGTACCTTCAATCTCAGTAAAATCGTTTGATTCCAGCCTTTTTAGAAATGAACTGGTTCCGCCTGCCAGCTCCGACTGTGAAAATGGCAGCAACGTTATAAATTCAATCCTGCCAGCCATAGAATCTGACAACCGGGGTACTGCAAGCAGGTCTGCAGATCCGGTTAGTACGAATGAGCCTGGCTGCCGATCTTCATCAACCAGCAGCTTTATTGTGGTCATTATTTCCGGACAACGTTGGACCTCATCTATGATCACTGGCTTTTTTAGTGTCCTGAGAAGACCTTGAGGATCGGTCTTAGCCAGCATCAAGCTATCTTCATCATCTAGCGTGATATAGCTTGCATTTTTGACTATGTGTCTGGCTGTAGTTGTTTTACCTGATTGCCTTGGGCCAATAATAGCAACAACCGGTGTGTCGGTGAGAGCATCTAAAATCTTGTTTTCAATGTCTCTTTTTATGTATGCCAAAGCTTAAGACTCCAAAATTCAGGCATTTAAATAGTTAATTCTGAGTATAGTGACAGGGGTAAAAAATACAAATAACATAGGGTAAAAAATACAAATAACATAGGGTAAAAATATAAATAACATAGGGTAAAAAATTAAAATAATTCAGGTTAAAAATGTAAATATATCAGGGTATAAAAAGTAAATAGGGCAGGGTAAGGAATAACCCTCTCCCTCTGCACTCAAAAAACAGTGGCGATAAGATTACAGCGAGGGTGACGGTGGATGTATGGACTTTTTGTAAGTAGAGCCTGTCCATCGTTTTGCAGGTTCAGGCTGTGGCTGGGTATAATCCAAAACCACCATAACAATAATAAATCAGGAGAATCTCATGAAGTCCGGCTGGATTGTGCTGCACAAAGTTGTAGCCGGGGTCGATCAGTTGACGGAAAAAACCGGCCAACTGATCAGTTGGTTTAATCTCTTACTGGTTCTGTCCGTCTGCCTTGTGGTTTTGCTGCGTTACTTTCTTAATGTTGGCTCGGTTGCCCTGCAGGAAACCGCCATGTACTTTCATGCGCTGATTTTTCTGGGAGCTAGCGGTTACACTCTTAAACATCAGGAACACGTGCGAGTTGACGTCATTTACCGACAGCTGTCACCAAAAGGCCAGGCTCTGGTGAACAGTCTGGGTACCTTATTTCTGCTCATTCCGGTCTGCCTGTTTATTGGGTTTATGAGCTGGGAATACGTTATGCGGTCCTGGAGCATTATGGAAACCTCCACAGACCCGGGAGGGCTACCCGCTGTCTTTCTGCTGAAAAGCCTGATTCTGTTTCTGGCCTTCACCCTGTTTTTACAGGGCATCGCTGAACTTCTTCGTTCATTAATGCTACTGGCTGACGCGCAGGAGGTGCAGCATGGCTGAATTAACAGCTGAGTTTATTCCCCTGCTTATGTTCGCCTGTGTCTGCGCGGTGTTGATGATTGGCTACCCGGTGGCTTTTTCTCTGGCTGGTACGGCCCTGATTTTCGCAGCCATCGGCACCATGACAGGATACTTTGACGACTCTTTCCTGACAGCCTTACCCAGTCGTTTATTTGGTATTGTTGGCAATCAGACGTTACTGGCGGTCCCACTGTTTGTTTTTATGGGTGTCATGCTGGAAAAATCCAAAGTCGCAGAAAACCTGCTGGACAGCATGGCCCGGCTCTTTGGTCAGCTACGTGGAGGGCTGGGGCTTTCCGTAACAGTGGTGGGTATGTTGTTAGCAGCCAGTACCGGTATTGTCGGTGCCACAGTGGTCACCATGGGGCTGCTATCACTGCCAACCATGCTCCGCAGAGGCTATTCTGCCCAGCTGGCTACCGGCACTATCTGCGCCACGGGCAGCCTTGGGCAGATCATTCCTCCCTCCATTGCGCTGGTTCTGTTAGGTGATGTGTTGTCCACCGCCTATCAGCAGGCTCAGCTGAATATGGGGATTTTCTCTCCCAAAACCGTATCGGTTGGTGACCTGTTTGTGGGGGCACTGATCCCGGGACTGTTGCTGGTTCTCGCTTACTCGGTGTATATCATGGTCGTGGCATGGCTGAAGCCTGAATCAGCCCCGGGGTTAACCAGAGAGGAGATCAAACAGTTTGATGAAAGCAGCCAAAGTTCATTATTTATGACGCTGCTGCCTCCGGTACTGCTGATTATCGTAGTTCTCGGGTCTATCCTCACAGGGCTTGCGACACCAACAGAAGCAGCTGGCGTGGGTGCTTCAGGCGCTATGGCACTGGCTGCTGCCCGGCGACAGTTCCATCGTAAAATTCTGTTTGAAGTGGTGACCAGCACAACCAAAATCACCTGCATGGTGTTTCTTATTCTTATCGGGGCATCGGTGTTCTCGCTGGTATTCAGAGGGTTTGGGGGCGAAGAACTGATCCAGTCACTGTTTGAAAACCTGCCCGGCGGTGTTTTCACGGCGGTACTGCTGGTGATGGTGGTGATGTTTCTACTCGGCTTTATTCTTGACTTTATTGAAATCACCTTTGTTATCGTACCAATGGTAGGACCCGTTCTGCTGGCTATGGGCGTAGACCCGGTCTGGCTTGGCATTATGATTGCTGTTAACTTACAAACCTCTTTTTTAACACCGCCTTTTGGTTTCGCCCTGTTTTACCTGAGAGGGGTAGCACCAAAAGAGGTGGCGACAGCGGATATTTACAAAGGCGTTGTGCCTTTTATCGCCATTCAGTTGATGATACTGATTGCACTGGCAGTATGGCCGCAGCTGGCCACCTGGCTGCCAGCACAAATCTACGGCTGATAAAAACGGTTTGTGTTTAAAACACAAAGGCTGACCCCGCAGCAGAAAATAACAAAAAGACCGGGAGAGAATAAATGAACCTTGTGAACGATGATAACCCTGTACCCCAGGGAGAACTGACCCTGAAAGTACTGGCAGACAATCAGTCCACCAATTACACCGGCGATGTATTTGCTGGCTGGGTAGCGATGAATGTCGATCAGGCTGGAGAAATTCAGGCAAGAAAAGTCGCCAGAGGCAGAGTCGTTACCGTCAGTATTGGCGGCATGAGCTTTATGCGTCCAGTGCAGGTGGGTGACATTATTGGTTTGTATAGCCGGGTAACAGAAGTCGGCAGAGCATCCATTCGGGTGGTCGTTGAAGCCTGGATAGAGAATGACAATGGCGACTCTGTTTCACAGAAAAAGCTGACAGAAACTTCAATGGTCTTTGTGGCGGTTGATGGCTCAGGCAGTACTCAACGCATTAACCGCTGAGTTTGTCAGACCAGCGTTGCAACAAGCCGGTCATTTTCTCAACGGTAACGGGCTTGTCGATAAAGTCATCCATACCGGCCTGCTGAAAAGCCAGCTGGTCTTCATCGGTGGCGTTAGCGGAAAAAGCAATAATCGGT
Above is a genomic segment from Endozoicomonas euniceicola containing:
- a CDS encoding TRAP transporter large permease, with protein sequence MAELTAEFIPLLMFACVCAVLMIGYPVAFSLAGTALIFAAIGTMTGYFDDSFLTALPSRLFGIVGNQTLLAVPLFVFMGVMLEKSKVAENLLDSMARLFGQLRGGLGLSVTVVGMLLAASTGIVGATVVTMGLLSLPTMLRRGYSAQLATGTICATGSLGQIIPPSIALVLLGDVLSTAYQQAQLNMGIFSPKTVSVGDLFVGALIPGLLLVLAYSVYIMVVAWLKPESAPGLTREEIKQFDESSQSSLFMTLLPPVLLIIVVLGSILTGLATPTEAAGVGASGAMALAAARRQFHRKILFEVVTSTTKITCMVFLILIGASVFSLVFRGFGGEELIQSLFENLPGGVFTAVLLVMVVMFLLGFILDFIEITFVIVPMVGPVLLAMGVDPVWLGIMIAVNLQTSFLTPPFGFALFYLRGVAPKEVATADIYKGVVPFIAIQLMILIALAVWPQLATWLPAQIYG
- a CDS encoding acyl-CoA thioesterase, yielding MNLVNDDNPVPQGELTLKVLADNQSTNYTGDVFAGWVAMNVDQAGEIQARKVARGRVVTVSIGGMSFMRPVQVGDIIGLYSRVTEVGRASIRVVVEAWIENDNGDSVSQKKLTETSMVFVAVDGSGSTQRINR